From the genome of Glycine soja cultivar W05 chromosome 14, ASM419377v2, whole genome shotgun sequence:
AAGTTATAAAAGATTTTAcgacttcatataaaaattaaataaaaaattaaaattgtttcgtttttacaacttcaataaaataaaacaaaatcatcaatttttacGGCTTCAAAATTTGAAGTGGTATAAAATTCTACGACTTACGGtgttaattcaaaatttactcttatttgataaatttcaaaggaaattatctttttttggtCATTCGAtctacttttctttttaattgtctCATCATTTGATGACTTGTTAATCTcgtaaacttatttatttaaactttttatgaTAGTTTTTAACTCTCAAAAATGAACCGAATCGACACTTAGtacagtaaaataaataataaaatcaatatcattcaacaacaaaagttcaagaactaagattgattaaattttgttcaagaaataaaagtgaaaatttaaaaaatattaggaagtaaaaatataattaaaaaaagtgtacagaattataaaattatttttgttatttcaaaagaaaattgtgATAACCATTTTGTGatttaaaaaagcaaaatacGTTCACCCTTGTCCGATCCTTTGCCGAAATTCATGTGGTCTACTTAGGGTTTTCTCAACCTATAGGGTATTATTGTTTGGACACCTCGAAACAATGCAAGTACgatttctcattttttcttgttttctttttgttacatACTACTACTATCGCATCTTTCTGTTCTattgctttctttctttcttcggATGTAAAATAGCATTGGGTTCTCTATGaaacatttaaaaagaaaattctgaCCAAGTTCCTTATTGTTTATTGCTTGACAATATTAACAGCTCACCATTAATTTGGTTCTGATTGGTTAGCGTGGCCTTTCCTTGATCACCCAGCTAGCTAGTTGTCCATACATTCACCATAAAAATGGAGAGAAAAAGACAAAAGTCCTTTCGGGATTCTAAAAGTTCATGAAAGCATATccctttgtttaatttgttgacAAGGTGACGCCAACGTTCAAAATCTTAAACTACGCTAAATTCCGTCCCTCATAAATGCTTAGAAAGAGTTATTTAACACTCAAAAATTTTTGAAGGAAACGTATGAAACCATCTCCAAGAATCTAGACGCTCCTAAGGACACCAAGTTAAAAACTTGAAAGTGCCCACTTGCGATTTGATTTCTTATCTACTACTGCAATTAGCTATAGCTAGCAGCATGGTTGAGTTATATATGCTGAATCTTATATTCTgttgattatttattattatagcaTGCAGTTGCATTGCTTTGCTTGTTATATAAAGGGCATTTCAAGTCTTggcatatttgaattttgactaCAATCCTTACGTGaatttgttatttatctttCACAAGGAACATATTTCAAGATGTATTATAAAATGACTTGGGtgatatttgacaaaaaaaaaaaaaactgaagtggaatttttttatagatgtaATTAcagaataattaattattcgtgtgatagagaaaaagaaatgtttAATGAAATgttttatacaaaattaattttattacgaGTTTCCGCGGGTTGTAATGAAATGTTTAATCTAATGTTTAATTAAGGTGCAATTAATATAGTCAGCATTTATGTTTGGTTTTACTTGAAGAGTTGATGTTATTAAAAGAAGAAACCAACCGTGTGAACTTCCAAACTTGTCGTATTCGTGGTAGAGTATTTGATGCGCATCTGAATTGGCATCAAGGTGAATTGTGGTAGGAAACAAATATTCGTCTTAATgctctaattaatattttataaaaacaaatattaaataaaaatgaatatatttgatgtctttaaaatacaaaatatatatttttttctttatttaataagtaagaaaatgtttatataaaaaatatatggtaTGAGAATTAAGAAATATTCTACATTTGATAGCCTGTTAGATAGTTTAAGGTTTGGTTCAATTTCTGCCACGATAGAGAATGGAAAACGTTCACACGTTATTTGGAGATCAGCTCCATCAAGTTGACACGAAGTGCACGTGGTGGTGTGCTTCAATTTGTTTTTGCATACACATGAGGCTGAGACCCCAAGGAAGAAACTTGAGGCTCGAAAGTCGAATATTCCTGTGGCATCTCGTGTTTCATGACAAAAAAGAATTTACAGCTTTTGGTTATTTTAGTTTATCATTATTTTCAGCAATTAATGAGGCAAATATTCAGATTATGTTTAGATAAATTTCttcctaaaataaatttcttccatatgttaaaattaacttttataaaagttcAAATCAATTAAGATATATTCTTAACCATTTGACTTGCATAGTGCCTTTAGTCTAAATAGTTAACGGGGTGGACTATAAACGTAAAAGATCGAATAAAATAATCTACAAGTAGCGTTGCTTCTATCAAGTCAGATTTCCCTTTATCCCAAAATGAATCGAtttagtagaaaaaaaattaattaaatatcaaataaaaaatcgtaggacaaaaaaaaagagagctaGGTTTCAATTCTCGGAGGAATTGATAATGAACCATAACATTAATTACATGCATATGTTGCTGTCTCTTTACCctgataataatatatatagatcTAACATGGTATCTAGTTTGTGGATCAAATCTTCTTAGTGTTGGATGCATTGATTCCCTTTTCTACTTTCTAACTCGTACTTAAGTGAGTGtgccaattaattaaaaaataacgagTAAAATTACTTAATGTAATAttgcaaaatacaattatttttttcctttcgtgaaaaataatatatatcaaataaaattaattctgCCTACTAAGACATTATTTAAATGTGTGATGCAGCCTCAACAGAAAAATTAtgattctaaatatttttttatatctataaaaataaaaaaacatcaaaatatttataataactcaaaTACACTTTCAAAGGCATTTAAGCCATCCATTCTACAGCTACACAAGCAAAACAAAAGATAGGACCACATACACACGTAAAATGTAATGTAAGGTTGCCCCTTTTTTCTGGGGATacaatgaaataaaagaaagaaaacaaaacaaaattatgcCCAAAATAGAGAGGCTGAGAGTGAAGAGGGTCGTACACTAAAGACAAACAAGTTGATCCCAAGTTGATCACGTTAAGGATTACACGGCCACTGTCCATACATTTTGACATGTGTTAAGGCTATAGGATTACATTCACAATTTCCTCTATATCTTTGGGAAGGTTCTAATGTGACAGCcacacaaacaaaaacaaacctCATCATAGTTTTGCTAACACAAGTATACACTCATTCTCAAAAGGTTTTCATCCAATTTCTTTCCCTCTCTTTTCATTGGTGTGCACTTTCACTTGTGGAGCTGCATCAACAGCAGTGGAAATTGTGCTTTGTTCTTGAGATGTCTGGTGTTCTTCTTTGGGTGAGTTGTGGACCCAAAGAGAACATCAACTCCTTGGTGAGTTTTTCATGCAGGAGTAGTAGTGGTGGTGAAAGAACACAAAAGAGATTTTCTGGAATCAGTTTTGCTAGTGGTACTTCTGCTTTTTCAAGTGCAGTGGCAGCTACTGAGACTTCAAGATCTTCAGAGGAGAGGGTCTATGAAGTGGTTCTGAAGCAAGCAGCTTTGGTAAAAGAACACAAAAGGGGTACAAAAATAGCTTTGGATTTGGACAAAGATGTTGAGGCTGATTTCAACAATGTGGATCTGTTGAATGCGGCTTATGATCGGTGTGGTGAAGTTTGTGCTGAGTATGCCAAGACATTTTACTTAGGTACTTGCTGCTCTTTTGTTTTGAGCCTTTTCTCATTCATTATTTCTAATTCAAATGAATTTCAgccctcttattttttttccccaTCATATCTAAATAATGTCTTTCTGTCTCCAGAAaattatttcatggttcaaagTTATTATGTGTTCATGATCTCAGTTAATCTTTGCACGATGACACATAATGAAGTTTTTTAATTTACGacaaatatttcataaaattcaATTATGTGTCATGTGGAGATTGTTGGAGACAAGAAACAATGATGATCTCGACCAAGTAGTAATTTCTCCTCTTCCACCACAACGTTAATATAATTGAAATGTTTGTTTTGTTCCTAAACCTTAAGTCTAATTACAAAGTTCAATTCATATGATATATgccttttgttttgttgtgcTACAGAAAAGTACTTGGCAgctagattaaaatattttaactatttttaaattttatttgttaataatatattttgttgttgaattGACTCATCTTGAAAACTGTACTCTAGGCACACAATTGATGACTGCAGAGCGCCGAAAAGCAATTTGGGCAATTTATGGTATGTGATTAGATTATATTACACACTCACTGCTACTTCAGCTTCTCCAGTGAGAGTTATTTTGGAATTGACAATTATTCGTTGTGCATTGCAGTGTGGTGCAGAAGAACTGATGAGCTAGTGGATGGCCCAAATGCTTCACACATCACCCCTGGGGCCTTGGACAGGTGGGAGCAACGATTGAGTGATGTTTTTGAAGGTCGACCCTATGATATGTATGATGCTGCCCTCTCACATACTGTCTCAAAGTACCCGGTTGATATTCAGGTACTTTACATGCCCAAATCTAAGCATTACCCCATTTTAGGACAAACCTTACATAAAAAGTTCTTTAGTTGATTTTGATGCTGTTCTCTGATCAAAATTGGAGTTTCACCTTTGATAATCCATGTTGACTTACTTGACATTTATGTAATCCTTTATTACGCATATTATCAAAGTGAAACTCCAATTTGGGATAAAGAATAATGCCAAAAGCACCTATGCAAATTGGTCATCTTATACAGAATAGATTTCACCTTCTTTTTTATGTGCTAAAACTGATCCAAATGACATTGCATTGTCTTTTTGAAACAGCCCTTCAAGGACATGATCGAAGGGATGAGGGTGGACCTGAGAAAGTCAAGATACAATAACTTTGATGAGCTCTACCTTTACTGCTACTATGTTGCTGGGACAGTAGGCCTTATGAGTGTCCCAGTAATGGGGATAGCACCAGAATCAAATGCTTCATCAGAGAGCATTTATAATGCTGCATTGGCTCTAGGCATTGCAAATCAACTTACCAACATACTTAGAGATGTTGGAGAAGAGTAAGGTTCTTTGAACACTTCAATGCATTGcaattaaaccaaaaacaataaacaaatggCATTTAACATCTTGTCACTCAAGGGTATCTCACATCACACCATAAGATTCcaagaaatgaataaaaataacaacattaacaacaaAATAGTACTTGTTTCATACAATCAATTAAGTCAATGCCACTCaacatttaattttagaatttaattatatcGACTATCATATATGAAAAGATTGTTGATTTTATAAGAATTActtttctaatataaaaatctttaatGTACATACATGAAAGTTaaactcttaattttaattgtccACATCATTCAAATTATGTTTTGTCTAACTTGGTCTAGTTCTTGATCATTATAGTGCTAGAAGAGGAAGAGTATATCTCCCACAAGATGAATTGGCACAAGCTGGCCTTTCAGATGATGACATTTTCCGCGGAAGAGTTACAGACAAATGGCGGAAATTCATGAAGGGACAAATAAAGAGGGCGAGGATGTTTTTTGATGAGGCAGAGAGAGGGGTTGCAGAGCTCAACTCAGCTAGCAGGTGGCCTGTGTGGGCATCGTTGTTGTTGTATAGGCAAATATTAGATTCCATTGAAGCCAATGATTATAATAACTTCACAAAAAGGGCATATGTAGGAAAAGTAAAGAAACTCTTGTCACTACCTACTGCCTATGGTTTTTCACTTCTAGGCCCTCAGAAGTTTACCAAAATGGTTAGGAGGTAACTGTTATACAATGTGTGATACTATTGAGTTACAACTGTATACATCTCAAGTTACCAGCATGTGTTGAAGAGCAACCCATTCATTTAATGAGTTTGCAAGCATGGTAATCAGTtttaaaatgtgtaaaaaaagaaggaaaaatgtgTTAATCCATTtgtatattataaatttcagAGGTCATTCTTCAAAGGGAAACAACATTTTACTTTTGAGTTAcacttcttttttaattttctgctATATGACTTGGAGCTTtcttatcaaatcaaaatttaatcatccttaattaattaattactcaaaaaacaagatattaatttctttaactttttaatcaatctttaaatcaaattaattgccATTAGATATTTACAAGTTACCTCGAAAACAATCTTCTACAATTTACTTTTGAGACTTTTCTAAACTAAAAGTTTtaaacaaaatgttttttttctcaataagaAAAACTCTTCTATTATTGAATTAGTATTTTTCtcctatttatattttatttttatgtaaaaggTCCCATGCAATGGGGGAAACAAAAAAGCTTGGTAATTTGATGAACATTGCAAACTTGCAAGGATTATTTGGTGATTaattaatcaatgttaaaagtggCAATTCTATTATCTAGTTAATGTGCGTGGCGTGCTTAAGAGGACACCCTTTTTCGGGCTTTCTACTACTCCTGCTTTGTTGGGCTTTCTACCAACAAGTTTCTTGATTCATCTCAGTAGCTGTCCATATCCTCTCTAATACCAATTGTTGGAATGTCCAGGATGTAAATGCCCGTCAAATTTTCATTAATGAGATATAAGCAATCATGATGAActtcatattatattttaacccaaaattttaatacttaagtttatgaattttttcaattatataatatttaattttttcatttatatgtgacttgagattCTACTTCAAATTTATACTTTAACAAATACGAACAAAAGattaagaaaaggaagaaaaaaatgaagtaatTTGGCTTTTCAAATTTAGATCCTCTGACTCCCAGGattaaaataaggaaaaaaaattaaaaatcttgaGACACCCTCCATGAGTTGTGCTGGAATCCATTAAtcctttaatatataaatagtttATGGCTTGATGTCTGATAGTGACAACATAATCTCACGTGTTATTGTTGAAAACAAAATCTAATTTCACCTTTTAAGTTGGTTGGTTCGTGTAACATCACAATTATCATTTCATTACAACTAAAGACTTCAACAGTAAAGGTGATATTCATCCCACTAGTCCTTTTGGATGCccgattatatattattttattttatattaatatatcaattctaaaaaaaataattttctaaacaACACTCAACCAGCTTGACTATAGCAATAAGTCCACATTAAACCTTCCATTACTTTGTTGAAGACAAGGGTTACTCCTTGTTGCAACTGAAACAagagtttagtttttatatgtTTTCAATCTATATACAATTATTTTGGTGTAcaatggatatatatatatatatatatatatatatatatatatatatataatttagcaaggataatcaattaaaaatgacttttaAAGAGTGATGCATATGatctttaaagtaattattacaggaggtaaaattttcaattatataacAATCTATAATCAgataacaatgaaaaaaatacacactttTGGGTCTTCGAAAAGGAACAAAGATATTACTATaagccaattcgtcttcttttatttttcttcttctcttggtCCAACAACTATAAGAAACTAAATCAGGCTAGTAAAAATCTCCCAAGTTCATTAGCAAAACCCCCTAATTTAACATTCCatcttattttttctaaatattccaCGGCTtctacttgcaagttgcaacacTCTACATAGAAGAACATGGACTTCATTTTCTCCTTACTCTATGGTTAAGACCTTCCCTACGAGTtgaggaagaagaggaagacaCCGTAGATGAAAAACCAGAATGGTTATTTTCAGCCATATCCTTGTGAAATGCCTTTTGCACATCATCTTTAAGCTCCATGAAGCGTGCTTTTTTGATTCTCTGCTCTTCTTCACTGCCCTTCTCTAGGAAGAAAACATCTGGCATTTCGTCGTCTTCCAGAAACTTATCAAGCACTTCAGAGCAATGGGGAAAGAAGCGCCTACCATTCTCAACTGTACATAATTCAAAAAGCATTCTCAGAGTTTTAGTAACAACATTAGACCACCATCATTCTTTTCCTCTACAATTGCAGGTTGCATTAAATTCATTTCGATTTCTGTTAAGCTGTAAAGTATTACAAATGTAGCTCTATCATAAGAAGGAAAATTTGAGTTCCATTTGGTACGCTATGATATGGTCTACTTAGATTATAAGAAACAATATTTTGTTTCAGGGTGTTCATTTTAACTTCACTAGCACGCTAGAAATCTAGAATTGATTAAGGTTAGATCATAGACATgctttaaggaaaaaataagtaGTGTTCAATGCTCCTTTTCTGATTGGTGTATAATCCTATAACTTGTCTCTTATCCCTCTCATTTGGTCTTACAAGACTCTTTTACATGAGTTAGAGTATCGCTTGTACTgtgtttttaaataaactttgcatatataaaataaaataagagagtACTACAAGTGATAAAAAGTTTCTTTATTAATTAGTAGTTACTACACTCCATCTGTTTAAGaggaaacttttatttttacttttttgttggCATCAtgtaattctgatattttcacaATTGTGGCATGTTCCAACTAAGGCAACATACAAGCAAGCTAGATTTGGTGTTAATAGAATATATCATATCCACATTCCACAGATGCATAACCTCTATAAGGATGctatttcaaaattgtcttgGACATACCTGTTTTCATAAGGGCATGCAATCTTAACTGGAGTTTTCTGGTTCGAGCCGAGGGAGATTCATTTAGATCTACTTCTTTCGGGTTGCCATTTGTGACCTTCAAAGCCGATGAATTTGCATACAGTGATGATGAATCTGCTTCAGCATTCTCAATGGCTACCCTAGCCTCAGCAGGAAACAACAGTCGAGCAAATGCAACTGCAACATATGGAGCATGTTAATTTCATGTCCATAGGCCTCCAAATTTAAAAGCATCATGCAAATATAGTTTTGTTGTGATTATGATGCATGCATATTCCTAAAGTAAAATAACAGCTTACTGGCATTATCTATGCATTTGTAATTAATAAGTTACCATTACTACTGTAATTAGGAGGATTTGATTGTGCACAGATTTATTCTCGATTTGGAATAGTCTCATTAGAGTTTATATATTTGTATCAATCGATGTATTTTTCTGAACAAtggaaaataattttctgaTTTTTACCTTTTCAACATTCCAACTCAGCTAAAAGGTCCGAAACCCAATATTCATAGAAACAAAGTGACCTAGACAAGAGAAAGCCCTACCTCTATCCTCAAGGTAATCCAGTCTCATGTGCAAATCATCAGCTGTTAACTGTGATGAAACAGACATATTCACAGTCATAGAATTTCTTCTCATCTCCCTCTCCAGGACATCAACACAAAGCCTGTCCTTGTTAGATTCCTTACACTGCACTGTTTTCTCATGATAATCCTTGCATCTTGTCAACCTCTGACAAATTGCAAGAGCGGTTTGTCCATCTGGAGTGGTATCTGATGCACGTGCCCCTTTATTCAGTAGTGCTACCAAAATGGATGGATCCTTTCGCCTTGCAGCCACATGGAGAACTGTGTATCCTCGGGAATTTCTACGAAGAATATCAGCCATGCCTAGACTAAGAACTTCTTGAATAACCTTAGAATCGCTATAGGCACAAGCATAGTGCAGGGCATATGCATCATCTAGAGTGACACTAGACTCATTTAGAAGAAGCTTCAGTAGCTCAACATCATCAGAGTCCAATGCCTTGTGGATTCTCCTGATACTCTTTTCATTCAAGGACTCCGCTTCCATTGCATTAGGTGTGGATTCTGGCTGAAATGGGAGTCGGAGTGATTTGATTTCAGTCAAAACTTCATGAGGGAGCTCTTTTTCCAAAGATGTGTTGTCAAAGTCAGACCTTGCTACTCTCTGAATGCACCGAGAGAGAAGCTGGTCTAGTTGGCAGTTGAAAGCAGCCATAAGAATAGGAATGACATCTTCCACAAGAGCCTTCTCAACAAAATTTAGGAGATGCCGCTGCATCAGTAAAGAGATATTTACAGTAGATTTGTTAAGCAAAAGAtgtctgtctttttttttttttgtaataatagAGAAACATAGAAGTAGAGAGAATGTAATATAGGATCTAAATATCATCCTCAAGATATATGTTAGAAGCTAAAAGCAGCCGTCTAAAATCAGACCGAGCAGGCACATCACCCGCGAACTTGAGTTGACCCAAACCAATCCAAACAGTTTGAGTTGGATCATTTATGTATTTGGATCAAAATTGAACCAAACTCAACCGATCAAAACCATTCATATCTAGGTTAGATCATTGGTTTAGATTTATAGATCTGATTAAAACCAAACCGAACTGATCAAAACCGATCAAAATTTCTAGAGTTGTTTGATTTGACTTTAAATACGGCTAATATTGGAAACTCCAACTCCAAGTGTGTTGGAACTACAAGTATTGAGACTACTAATGTTGAAACTTCTTAAGATATTACTTTTAGGtacattgttatttgtttcacatcttttcatattaattttttcagtcatatttatattattaatgtatcatattttattcatttattttaacaaatctaGTTACAAGAAACTAGTTTGTAGGAAACAACTATAATTTAGACTATTATAATAAACCTCGTTGAAAAAtactttgttttaatttgtattagtatattttagaatattatgttgatgacattaaatgaatcaattttactactttcagacctttgataatattgtgttaattatattggatatttgaaaaaatcatgatataaaTTAGTAGTTCTAAGAAagaaagattaaatttaaatgagtAATTTGTGGACTCAAATCGAACCAAACCGTTAATGAATAGGTTGGgttggatttaaaaaaaattatgaaaaccgaaccaaaccaatcaaatttgattgtgTTGATTCctaaatttgatcaaaattaacCTAAACCGGCCCGCAAACACCCGTACATAATGTAGTCACAAGTGTGCATATGTGTGTGCAGGCTAGGTGTACATCTATTTCAAAATTTGTTAACTATGCACATAGAAAAGTGTTGAACACATTCCAAAAAACACACATGTAAGTCGGAAACAATTTCCAAAACTTCCCAAATGTACAATgtttatatgtttttagtctTAGGTAAACATTAGGAATACTTTAACATGTAGTATGGAGATATAAGGTGGGTTGAATGATTAAGAGTATCTTTAGTGATAGATCCCAAATTGagattttagataattttttggtAGAATTGAAGATTTCTCAAAATCTCTATCATTTTTTCCTTTAGTGGTAAATCTCATTTTGAGATCTTAGATAATTTTTAGTAGATCCCACATGGacctcatttttaaatatttaataaattaaatataagttttttagtataatttttagtaGTGTCTCCCAATGACTAAttttttatccttcgttgaCATTTCCGCAAATcagtctttctttcttcttttttggattttttttctcctcccTCTTTCTTGCCATCcgcttcttccttcttcttttcttcttcttcttctccctttCCCCTTTCCCTTTCGTGGTTCGAGGtatgtgtattttgttttgatttttatgatctacctgttttttttcttgtttttggtttttttggtttttttcttgTTGATCATTCTCCTCTTCTATTGGTGCTTCACGCATGTTGTAGTTGATCATTTCTAgtttttgagtaaaaaaatttatttttgaaccaTGTGCTGAGATCTTCAGGGTTCTTGTACAATAACTCATTCTCCACTTTGTAGATCTCTACTAATCCTTTATTGGAAGATCAAGATCTTGAGCTCAAAATCCTTGCTCGAGATCTGATACTAAAGTTGCTCTGAGAGCATCTGTAGTGGTAGATCCTAAATTGAGATCTTAGATCACTTTTTGATATACCTTATAGTGACATGTGGGATTGAAGATCTCTCAAGATctgtatcattttttttctttagtgtAGATCTCATTTTGAGATCTTAGATAATTTTTAGTAGATCCTATATGGATcccacttttaaatatttaataaattaaatataagtatttttagtATAACTTTTAGTAGTGTCTGCCAATgactaatttttttcctttgttgtcATTTCCGCAAATcaatctttctttcttctttttttgatcTTTTCTCCTCCCTCTCTCTTGTCATTCACCTCTTCcttcttcc
Proteins encoded in this window:
- the LOC114383026 gene encoding phytoene synthase 2, chloroplastic-like, producing MSGVLLWVSCGPKENINSLVSFSCRSSSGGERTQKRFSGISFASGTSAFSSAVAATETSRSSEERVYEVVLKQAALVKEHKRGTKIALDLDKDVEADFNNVDLLNAAYDRCGEVCAEYAKTFYLGTQLMTAERRKAIWAIYVWCRRTDELVDGPNASHITPGALDRWEQRLSDVFEGRPYDMYDAALSHTVSKYPVDIQPFKDMIEGMRVDLRKSRYNNFDELYLYCYYVAGTVGLMSVPVMGIAPESNASSESIYNAALALGIANQLTNILRDVGEDARRGRVYLPQDELAQAGLSDDDIFRGRVTDKWRKFMKGQIKRARMFFDEAERGVAELNSASRWPVWASLLLYRQILDSIEANDYNNFTKRAYVGKVKKLLSLPTAYGFSLLGPQKFTKMVRR
- the LOC114384993 gene encoding regulatory protein NPR3-like; the protein is MDNSYDSSSSLSFVSSHLSHGSSNHNVSSTTSNEHGENIEILSLNKLSGSLEKLLIEVEYDYSDAEILIEDIPVGIHRCILASRSPFFHELFKKGTDGSGKEGKPRYLMSDLMPYGTVGYQAFQVFLYYLYTGRLKASPTEETTCVDETCIHVACRPAINHALELMYASVTFQMKELVLLFQRHLLNFVEKALVEDVIPILMAAFNCQLDQLLSRCIQRVARSDFDNTSLEKELPHEVLTEIKSLRLPFQPESTPNAMEAESLNEKSIRRIHKALDSDDVELLKLLLNESSVTLDDAYALHYACAYSDSKVIQEVLSLGMADILRRNSRGYTVLHVAARRKDPSILVALLNKGARASDTTPDGQTALAICQRLTRCKDYHEKTVQCKESNKDRLCVDVLEREMRRNSMTVNMSVSSQLTADDLHMRLDYLEDRVAFARLLFPAEARVAIENAEADSSSLYANSSALKVTNGNPKEVDLNESPSARTRKLQLRLHALMKTVENGRRFFPHCSEVLDKFLEDDEMPDVFFLEKGSEEEQRIKKARFMELKDDVQKAFHKDMAENNHSGFSSTVSSSSSSTRREGLNHRVRRK